The region GCGTGCCGGCAGGACGTTGCCATAGCTGTTCGACGAACGCGCGATCTTCATCCACCAGCACCGATCGCTGACCCGGCAAGCCGCCGCCCATATAGCCCATTTCCCGCCCGCCCATCGCGTTCGGCTGGCCGGTAAGCGAAAACGGCCCGCTGCCGGGGCGGCAAATCGCGCCGGTCGCCAGGTGTAAATTACACAGCGCGTTGGTGCTCCAGGTGCCGTGCGTGCTCTGGTTTAGCCCCATCGTCCAGCAGCTCATCCATTCCCCCGCCTCGCCAATCCACTGCGCCGCCTGGCGAATGTCGGCTTCATGCAACCCGGTGCGCTCGGCCACCTGCTGCGGCGTATAGTCCAGCAGAAAATCCGGCATCGCCTGCCAGCCTTCGGTGTGCCGGGCGATAAAATCGTTATCCAGTTTTCCGTTTTGCACCAACAGTGCCAGCAAACCGTTCAGCAATGCGAGATCGGTGCCGGGTTTGATCTGCAAAAAGAGCGAGGCTTTCTCTGCCGTGGCAGTGCGGCGAGGATCAACGACAATCAGTTTCGCCCCGGCATTGACGCGCTCCATCATGCGCAGAAACAGGATTGGGTGGCAGTCGGCCATGTTGGCGCCAATCACCAGGAACAGATCGGCGCGCTCGAAATCATCATAAGAGCCAGGTGGCCCATCCGCGCCGAGCGAGAGCTTATAACCGCTGGCGGCGCTGGCCATGCACAAACGTGAGTTGGACTCGATGTTGTTGGTGCCAATAAACCCTTTCGCCAGCTTGTTCGCCAGGTATTGCGCTTCTAAGGACATCTGGCCGGAAACATACAGCGCCAGCGCATCCGGGCCGTGCTTATCGATAATGCCACGCAGCCGCCGGGCGGTTTCACGAATGGCGTCATCGATTGCCGTGCGCACCGGCTCATGCTGGCGCGACGTGCGGAGATACGCGCTATCCAGCCGGCCAGTCGCCGTTATCGCCCCGGCACAGCTTTTACCTTTGGTGCACAACCGCCCCTGGTTGGTCGGGTGGAATTTATCGCCCACCACACTGATGATGCGCTGGTTTTCCACCTGCATCACCAGCCCGCAGCCCACCCCGCAGTAGGGGCATACGCTTTTAATCTGCTCCATTTCGCCCCCGGATCTGTTTAAGACGCTTCGGCAACTGCCGGCAAGGTGTTCTGCGCGGCGGGCGCGTGCTGCACCCAGATTTGCCCGTGCAGGATTTTTACCGGCCAGACGCGCAGACGCAGCCCGGCATCGTCCAGGCTCTGCCCGTCGCGCAGGCGAAAACGCTTTTTATACAGCGGGGAGATAACCATCGGCTCACCGCTTGCGTCGCCCACCAGCCCGCGCGCCAGCACATTCGCCTGGCTGCCAGGTTCATGGTTTTCGAGCGCGAATACTTGCTCCTCGCAATCAGGCAGGTGAAACAGGGCAATCTGCTGCTGGCCAAGACGCGCGGCCATGCCGGCGTTCGCCGGAATATCAGCCAGCGCGGCAATCTGCTGCCACTCGCCATCCCCCGTGTGCGGCTGGTTCTGCATAGGCGGTTTTTCCTGTGCCGTTGCCGGGCGGATCTGCCCGCGCTCCGGCACCATCACCACCGCTTCATCCGGTTGATCGCTATTGAGGAAGCCCCGGAACAGCAGACGGTTTTGCGGGTTATCGAGGGTGGTTTTCCACTCGCACTGGTAGCTGTCGACCACCTGCTGCATTTCTCGCTCCAGTTCAGCGCCAATACTGAGACTGTCTTCCAGTACCACCTGTTTGAGGTAGTCCAGACCGCCTTCCATGTTGTCCAGCCAGGTGCTGGTGCGCTGTAGCCGGTCGGCGGTGCGGATGTAGAACATCAACACCCGGTCGATGGTGCGGATCAGCGCTTCGCTGTCGAGATCGCTGGCAAACAGATCGGCGTGGCGCGGCTTCATACCGCCGTTGCCGCAAACATACAGGTTCCAGCCTTTGTCGGTGGCAATTACGCCAATGTCTTTGCCCTGCGCTTCCGCGCATTCACGGGTACAGCCGGAGACCGCCATTTTGATTTTGTGCGGCGAGCGCAGCCCCTTGTAACGGTTCTCCAGCGCGATCGCCATGCCGGTGGAATCCTGCACGCCGTAGCGGCACCAGGTGGAACCGACGCAGGATTTCACCGTGCGCAGGGATTTGCCGTAAGCGTGGCCGGTTTCAAACCCGGCGGCGATAAGTTCCTCCCAAATCGCGGGCAACTGCTCAAGCCGTGCACCAAAGAGATCCACCCGCTGCCCGCCGGTGATTTTGGTGTAGAGGTTGTAGCGCTGCGCTACTTCGCCGATGGCGATAAGCCCCTGTGGAGTGATTTCGCCCGCCGGGATGCGCGGCACCACCGAGTAGGTGCCATCTTTTTGAATGTTGGCAAAAAAACGGTCGTTGGTATCCTGCAATGGCAGGTGCTGCGGTTTAAGCAGGTAGTCGTTCCAGCACGAAGCGAGCATGGAACCAACCAGCGGTTTGCATACTTCGCAGCCGTGCCCCTGGCCGAACTGCGCAATCAGCGCGTCAAACGTACGAATATCATGCAGGCGGATCAGGTGATACAGCTCCTGGCGCGACCAGGCAAAGTGCTCGCAGATATCTTTTTTCACCTCCACGCCGAGCTGTTGCAGCTCGTGCTCCATCACCTGTTTCAGCAGCGGCACGCAGCCGCCGCAGCCGGTGCCCGCTTTGGTGCAGCTTTTCAGTGCTCCCAGTTCGCTGCAACCGCCCGCCACGGCGGCGGCGATATCGCCTTTGCTGACGTTATGGCAGGAGCAGATTTGCGCGCTGGCGGCGAGCGCCGCCACGCCCAGCCCTTTTGGCGCGTCGCCGGAAAGCGCAGGCAGGATCAGCGTTTGCGGCTGCGCGGGCAGCGGCATGTCGTTAAGCATCATTTGCAGTAGCAGGCTGTAATCGGCGCTATCGCCAATTAGCACCGCGCCGAGCAGCCGTTTGCCATCGGCGGAGACAACAATTTTCTTGTAGATTTCGCGCGGGCCATCGGTCCACTGGTAACTCTGGCTGCCGGCGGTTTTGCCGTGCGCGTCGCCAATAGAGGCCACCTCGACGCCCAGCAATTTCAGTTTGGTGCTCATATCCGCGCCGGTAAACGGTGTGTCGCGCGCCGCGAGCTTGTCTGCCACGCTGCGTGCCATCTGGTAGCCCGGTGCGACAAGACCAAAAATCTGCCCGTTCCACAACGCGCACTCGCCAATAGCGTAAATGGCTTCATCGGAAGTCTGACAGTGATCGTTGATAACAATGCCGCCGCGCGGCCCTTTTTGCAGCCCAGCGCTTTCCGCCAGCTCATCGCGCGGGCGGATGCCCGCCGAGAACAGCAGCAGATCAGTTTCCAGAAAACTGCCGTCGGCAAAGCAGAGGCGGTGGCGCGCCTGCTCGCCGTCGATGATTTCCCGCGTCTCTTTGCGGGTGTGAACCTGCACGCCAAGCGCTTCGATTTTGCGTTGCAGCATCATGGCGCCGCCCTCGTCGAGCTGCACCGCCATCAGGCGTGGCGCAAATTCAACAACGTGGGTTTCCAGCCCTAACTGACGCAGGGCGTTGGCGGCCTCAAGCCCCAGCAAACCGCCGCCAATCACCACGCCGCGTTTCGCGTTCTTCGCCTGCGCGGCGATGGCGTCCAGATCGTCGAGCGTGCGGTATACCAGGCAGCCAGGGCGCGTATTGCCGCTGATCGGCGGTACAAAAGCATACGAACCGGTGGCGAGCACCAGCGTGTCGTAATGGGTTTCCACACCCTGCGCATCGCGCACGCAGCGTTGCTGGCTGTCGATAGCGACAATTTTGCTCGCGCAGTGCAGCGTGATGCCGTTATCGGCAAAGAACCCCTCGCTTACCAGCGACAACGACTGCGCGCTGCGCCCGGCAAAATATTCCGAAAGATGCACGCGGTCATAAGCGGGCAGCCGCTCTTCGCCAAACACCACGATGTCGTAATGCAGGTGCAGTTCGCGCTCCACGAGCTGTTGCAGAAAGTAGTGGCTCACCATGCCGTGGCCGATCACCGCTAAAACGGGCTTTTTCATAACCTGGATCCTTAATGCGCAAGAGAAAGAGAGGTCAGGCCGCTTTGGGCTGTTTCTCATACAGGAAATGCAGCACTTGCTGGCGATAGCGCTGATACTGCGCGTCGTCGGCCAGCGAAACGCGCGAGCGCGGGCGCTCCAGTTCCACCGCCATGATTTCGCCAATACTCGCCGCCGGGCCGTTGGTCATCATCAACACGCGGTCAGAGAGCAGCACCGCTTCATCCACGTCGTGGGTGATCAGCACAATGGTGGTGTGCAGGCGCTGTTGGATCTCCATCACCGCATCCTGTAAATGAGCGCGGGTTAAGGCGTCGAGCGCGCCGAAAGGCTCATCCATCAGCAGGACGCTCGGTTTCATCGCCAGCGCGCGGGCAATGCCGACACGCTGCTTCATGCCGCCGGAGATCTCGTGCGGGCGCTTATTCCACGCGTGGGACATATGCACCAGATCCAGGTTGTGCATGATCCATTCATGCATCTCCACTTTGCTCATTTCGCCGCGAAACACCTGGCGCACCGCCAGCCCGACGTTGTCATACGCCGTCAACCACGGCAGTAGCGAATGGTTCTGAAACACCACGCCGCGCTCCGGCCCAGGGCCGTCGATTTCGCGGTTGTTGCACAGCAGACCGCCGCTGGTGGGTAGCGTCAGCCCGGCAATCAAATTCAGCAGTGTGGATTTGCCGCAGCCGGAGTGACCAATCAGGCTGAGGGTTTCGCCGGGGTGAATGTCAAAGCTAACGTTATCAAGCGCCAGAAACTCGCCGCTGCTGGTGTTAAAACGCTGGCTCACCTGCTGAACCTGGATAATCGGATTGGTACGCATCAGAGCCCCCTAGCGGTTGGTGTAGTTAAAACGGTTAGCAATCCACATCAGCGCCTGTTCGAGCAGCAGGCCGACCACGCCAATCACCACAATGGCGATGATGATGTGTTCCACATTCAGGTTGTTCCACTCGTTCCAGATCCAGAAACCGATGCCGATACCGCCGGTCAGCATTTCTGCCGCCACAATCACCAGCCAGGCGATGCCAATCGATAACCGCATGCCGGTGAGGATGCCCGGCAGCGCGGCGGGCAGCAGGATTTTGCGCATGATGGCGAACTCGGAAAGTTTCAGAACCCGCGCGACATTCAGGTAATCCTGCGGGATCTGCCGCACGCCTTCGGCGGTGTTGAGGATCATCGGCCAGATGGAGCAGATGAAAATCGTCCAGCTTGAGGCCGGTTCCGCACGCTGGAACAGCAGCAAACCTATTGGCAGCCAGGCCAGTGGACTGACCGGGCGCAGCAGGGAGATGAGCGGGTTGAGCATGCTGGCGACAAAACGAAAGCGGCCAATCAAAAAACCGGTGGGAATACCGACCAGTGCGGCAAGGCCAAAACCGGTCGCCACGCGCTCTAATGAGGCCAGCACGTTCCAGCCAATGCCCTGATCGTTCGGCCCGGCGACATAAAACGGATCGGCGAAAATCTCCAGCGCCGCCAGCCACGTTTGCCACGGCGTGGGGAAGTTTTTGCTGTTCAGCGCCGCCACCTGCCACAGGCAGAGCAGCAGGCCGATGCCGAGCAGCGCAGGCACCACGCGCTGCATCAGCGGGCGAAACAATGACGGGCGGCGACGTACACGCACTTTGGCGGGCAGCGTAACGAT is a window of Enterobacter sp. R4-368 DNA encoding:
- a CDS encoding ABC transporter ATP-binding protein, yielding MRTNPIIQVQQVSQRFNTSSGEFLALDNVSFDIHPGETLSLIGHSGCGKSTLLNLIAGLTLPTSGGLLCNNREIDGPGPERGVVFQNHSLLPWLTAYDNVGLAVRQVFRGEMSKVEMHEWIMHNLDLVHMSHAWNKRPHEISGGMKQRVGIARALAMKPSVLLMDEPFGALDALTRAHLQDAVMEIQQRLHTTIVLITHDVDEAVLLSDRVLMMTNGPAASIGEIMAVELERPRSRVSLADDAQYQRYRQQVLHFLYEKQPKAA
- the ntrB gene encoding nitrate ABC transporter permease, which translates into the protein MKNQAQVIPIPLDEAAKIPQQAEIVTLPAKVRVRRRPSLFRPLMQRVVPALLGIGLLLCLWQVAALNSKNFPTPWQTWLAALEIFADPFYVAGPNDQGIGWNVLASLERVATGFGLAALVGIPTGFLIGRFRFVASMLNPLISLLRPVSPLAWLPIGLLLFQRAEPASSWTIFICSIWPMILNTAEGVRQIPQDYLNVARVLKLSEFAIMRKILLPAALPGILTGMRLSIGIAWLVIVAAEMLTGGIGIGFWIWNEWNNLNVEHIIIAIVVIGVVGLLLEQALMWIANRFNYTNR
- the nirB gene encoding nitrite reductase large subunit NirB, with the protein product MKKPVLAVIGHGMVSHYFLQQLVERELHLHYDIVVFGEERLPAYDRVHLSEYFAGRSAQSLSLVSEGFFADNGITLHCASKIVAIDSQQRCVRDAQGVETHYDTLVLATGSYAFVPPISGNTRPGCLVYRTLDDLDAIAAQAKNAKRGVVIGGGLLGLEAANALRQLGLETHVVEFAPRLMAVQLDEGGAMMLQRKIEALGVQVHTRKETREIIDGEQARHRLCFADGSFLETDLLLFSAGIRPRDELAESAGLQKGPRGGIVINDHCQTSDEAIYAIGECALWNGQIFGLVAPGYQMARSVADKLAARDTPFTGADMSTKLKLLGVEVASIGDAHGKTAGSQSYQWTDGPREIYKKIVVSADGKRLLGAVLIGDSADYSLLLQMMLNDMPLPAQPQTLILPALSGDAPKGLGVAALAASAQICSCHNVSKGDIAAAVAGGCSELGALKSCTKAGTGCGGCVPLLKQVMEHELQQLGVEVKKDICEHFAWSRQELYHLIRLHDIRTFDALIAQFGQGHGCEVCKPLVGSMLASCWNDYLLKPQHLPLQDTNDRFFANIQKDGTYSVVPRIPAGEITPQGLIAIGEVAQRYNLYTKITGGQRVDLFGARLEQLPAIWEELIAAGFETGHAYGKSLRTVKSCVGSTWCRYGVQDSTGMAIALENRYKGLRSPHKIKMAVSGCTRECAEAQGKDIGVIATDKGWNLYVCGNGGMKPRHADLFASDLDSEALIRTIDRVLMFYIRTADRLQRTSTWLDNMEGGLDYLKQVVLEDSLSIGAELEREMQQVVDSYQCEWKTTLDNPQNRLLFRGFLNSDQPDEAVVMVPERGQIRPATAQEKPPMQNQPHTGDGEWQQIAALADIPANAGMAARLGQQQIALFHLPDCEEQVFALENHEPGSQANVLARGLVGDASGEPMVISPLYKKRFRLRDGQSLDDAGLRLRVWPVKILHGQIWVQHAPAAQNTLPAVAEAS